The Planctomycetota bacterium genome has a window encoding:
- a CDS encoding DUF433 domain-containing protein gives MDWREHITVDPAICHGKACLKGTRVLVSVVLDNLAAGFTPQGIRESYPTVTAEHVAAALAYAAELSRERVIALPSSQTSKVA, from the coding sequence ATGGACTGGCGAGAGCACATCACGGTCGATCCAGCAATCTGTCACGGCAAGGCATGCCTCAAAGGAACGCGTGTCCTCGTGAGCGTCGTCCTCGACAATCTCGCTGCAGGTTTCACGCCTCAAGGGATTCGTGAGAGCTACCCGACGGTCACTGCCGAGCATGTCGCCGCTGCCCTGGCCTACGCGGCAGAGTTGTCGCGTGAACGTGTAATCGCGCTACCTTCGTCGCAGACGTCGAAAGTCGCGTGA